The DNA window CCGGTGCTGCTGTATTCGATGGCCGGCATGTGCATCAACTTCCTGACCACGGCGTGGGCGCCCAACCTGGCTTGCTTGTTCATCGGCCGGGTCATCGGCGGCATGTCGTCGGCCAGCATGTCGGTGGCGTCGGCCTACGCCTCGGACATCTCGACCCCGGACAACCGCGCCAAGAGCTTCGGCAAGGTCGGCGCCGCGTTCGGCCTGGGGTTCATCTGCGGGCCGATGCTGGGCGGCCTGCTGGGCGGCGTCGACCTGCACCTGCCGTTCTACGTCGCCGCCGCGCTGTCGGCGGCCAATTTCGCCTACGGCTACTTCGCCGTGCCCGAATCGCTGCCGCCGTCGCGCCGCGCGCCGTTCAGCATCGCCAGGATCAATCCTTTCGCCGCGCTGGTCAAGCTGGCGCGCCGCCGGGACATCCGCGGCCTGATCGTCACCTTCGCGCTGGTCACCTGCGCGCAGATGATGCTGCAAACGACCTGGGTGCTATACACCACCTTCCGCTTCGACTGGACCCCGGGCCAGAACGGCGCGGCGCTGTTCTGCGTCGGCGTCACGGCCGCCGTAGTGCAGGCCGGCCTGCTGGGCGTGTTGATCAAACGCTTCGGCGAAATCCGCCTGTCGTTGCTGGGACTGACCTCGGGCTGCCTGACCTACCTGCTGTACGGTCTCGCCACCCACGGCTGGATGATGTATGTGCTCATCCTGTGTAACGTGCTGGCGTTCGCCGTCGGCCCGGCGCTGCAGGCCATCATCTCCAAACAGACCCCGCACGACGAACAGGGCGAGTTGATGGGTTCCCTGCAATCGATCAGCAGCATCGGCATCATCTTCATGCCGCTGATCGGCGCCGCCATCCTCGGCAAAGTCAGCCACCTGCAGCCCGGCGACTGGCGCATCGGCACCACCTTCTTCGCCTGCGCGGCGATGCAGGCAGCGGCCATCGTCGTGGCGCGGCGCTATTTCAGCAGCCATCACATGGAGACCAAATCATGACCAGGCGCCTGCTCACGGCCGCGTTGGCGGCGTTGTTCCCGGCGCTGTTGCCGCTCCACGCGGCCGCCGGCTGCTCGCGCGATATCGCCGTTCCGGTTTCGGCCAGCGGGTCGGGCGTGGTCGTCGAGGGACAGGAAATCAAAGGCATCTTCCCCGATCTGCTGCGCGACATGTCGCGCAAGACCGGTTGCAAATTCGTCTTCACGGTGGTGCCGCGCGCGCGCCTGGTGGCGCTGTACCGGGTCGGCCAGGCGGACATCCTGCTGCCCGCGACGCGCACGCCGGAGCGCGACAAGCTTGGCACCTTCGTGCCGATGGTGAATAACCGCCCCATGCTCATTTCACTCGCGGGCAACCGCGCGCCCATCGCCAGCGCCCGCGAGCTGCTGGCGCGGAGCGAGTTGCGGGTGGCGGTGGTGCGCGGCTTCGACTACGGCGAGGAATACTCCTCGCTGGTGAATGAACTGGGCAAGCAAGGCCGCTTGTTCAGCGAGGTCGATACCACGGCTGTGGCGCGCCTGCTGCACGCGGGCGCGGTCGACCTGACCATCCTGGGGCCGACACTGATCGCCGGCGCCATTCGCGGCGAACCGCGCGTGCAAGGCATGGCGGAGCGGCTGCGGGTCGAGGCGATCCCGGAACTGCCGTGGAAATACAGCGGCGCCTACGTCTCGCACGCGTTGAACAAGGACGACCAGCGCACCCTGCACGAGGCGCTGGAAAAGATGGCCAAATCGAGCCAGGTGATGGATACATACCTGCGCTACTTCAGCGCGGACCTTTTGAACGGCAACGTGCGTCCGCGCTAGCGCCCCGGCGGGGGCCGTGGCCCGCGCTTACTTCGCCTCCACCACCGGCAATTCGATCGCGCTGGCCTGCGCGCCGGCGTGGAACACCTTCAGGGTCGCCTTCTTGTAGTCACCCGCCTTGGCGTGGAAGATGTTGGGGACATAGGTTTGCGGATTGCGGTCGTACAGCGGGAACCAGCTCGATTGGATCTGCACCATCACCCGGTGGCCCGGCAGGAAGACGTGGTTCGCGTTCGGCAGCGCGAAGCGGTACTTCTCAATGGCGTTGGCGGTGATCGGCGACGGAGTTTCCAGGCTGTTGCGGTAGCGGCCACGGAAGATGTCCATCGCGATGCCCAGTTGGTAGCCGCCCAGCTCCGGCTGCGACGGCACCTCGTCCGGATACACGTCGATCAGCTTGACCACCCAGTCGGCGTCGGTGCCGGTGGTCGAGGCGAACAGGTTGACCATGGCCGCGCCGGCGATCCGCAGCGGCGCCTTGAGCGGTTCGGTGACGTAGCTGAGGACATCGGTGCGGTCGGAAACGCCGCGCTGGTCGCTGACCAGCCATGGACGCCACACGTTGGCATCGCCCATGCGCACCGGACGCGCGACAAACGGCACCGGCTTGGCCGGGTCGGAGACGTATTCGTCGTAGGCGCCGGCCTTGTCGCCCGCCGCGCCCTGCGGCGCCTCGAAGCCCAGCTTGAAATCCGGTTTCAGATAGATCGGCTTGAGCGGCGCCGCGCAGCCTTCGGCGCAGGCCAGCGGCCATTTCGGCAGGCGCTGCCAGCGATTGACGCCGGTCTGGTAGAACAGCACCGGCGGCGTGTCGGCCGCCGGCGCGCCGTCCTTCAGGTATTGATCCAGGAACGGCAGCATGACGTCGCGGCGGAATTCCAGCGCGGTGTCGCCGGTGAATTTGAGCGCGCCCAGGGTCGAACCCTCGTAATTGACGCCGCTGTGGCGCCACGGCCCGACCACCAGGAAGTTCTTGTTGTTGGCCTTGTCCTGCGGTTCGACCGCCGCGTAGGTGGCGTAGGCGCCGTAGATGTCCTCCTGGTCCCAGTAGCCGACCACCGTCATCGTCGGCACCTTGAGCGTGCGCTTGGCGAGGATCTTGTCCAGCGCCTGGTGCTGCCAGTAGCTGTCGTAGGCCGGGTGCTCGAACAGCTTGCGCGTGAAGTTCAGCTTATCGAGGCCGAACTGCTTCGCGTAATCGGCCGCCGAACCGGCGCGCAGCACGCCTTCGTAGTCGTCATAGACGCCGGTGGCCAGGGCCTTGCCGCTGCCCTTGGCGCTGGTCTGGCTGGCGATGTAACTCAGGTTGGGCATGCGGAAGGCGCCGTTGTGGAACCAGTCGTCGCCGCGCCAGCCGTCGACCATGGGGCTCATCGGCACGGCCACCTTCAACGCCGGGTGCGGGTCGGTCAGCGCCATCAGCACGGTGAAGCCTTCATACGACGAGCCGATCATGCCGACCTTGCCGTTGGTCTCCGGGATATTCTTGACCAGCCATTCGATGGTGTCCCAGGCGTCGGTCGCGTGGTCGGTGCGGGTGTCGTTGAGCGGGCCTTTGAGGGGGCGCGTCATGACGTAGTCGCCTTCGGAGCCGTACTTGCCGCGCACGTCCTGGAACACGCGGATATAGCCGGAGTCCACCATCACCTCGTCGCCCTGGCCGACGGTGGCCGTGATGCTGGGGCTGATGTTGCGCTGCGCGCGGCCGCTGGCGTTGTACGGGGTGCGGGTCAGGACGATGGGCGCGTGCTGCGCGCCCTTGGGGATGACGATGACGGTGTGGAGTTTGACGCCGTCGCGCATCGGCACCATGACGTCGCGCTTGATGTAGTCGGCGTCGGGGATGTCGGCTTCGAATTTGGCGGGGATATCGGGGGCCATGGGCGCGGTTTGCGCCACGGCGGCGGAAGCGAATAAGGTGGACAACAACGCGGACAATACGGCAACGACGGGACGACGCATGGAGAC is part of the Oxalobacteraceae bacterium OTU3CAMAD1 genome and encodes:
- a CDS encoding transporter substrate-binding domain-containing protein; translated protein: MTRRLLTAALAALFPALLPLHAAAGCSRDIAVPVSASGSGVVVEGQEIKGIFPDLLRDMSRKTGCKFVFTVVPRARLVALYRVGQADILLPATRTPERDKLGTFVPMVNNRPMLISLAGNRAPIASARELLARSELRVAVVRGFDYGEEYSSLVNELGKQGRLFSEVDTTAVARLLHAGAVDLTILGPTLIAGAIRGEPRVQGMAERLRVEAIPELPWKYSGAYVSHALNKDDQRTLHEALEKMAKSSQVMDTYLRYFSADLLNGNVRPR
- a CDS encoding CocE/NonD family hydrolase, which translates into the protein MRRPVVAVLSALLSTLFASAAVAQTAPMAPDIPAKFEADIPDADYIKRDVMVPMRDGVKLHTVIVIPKGAQHAPIVLTRTPYNASGRAQRNISPSITATVGQGDEVMVDSGYIRVFQDVRGKYGSEGDYVMTRPLKGPLNDTRTDHATDAWDTIEWLVKNIPETNGKVGMIGSSYEGFTVLMALTDPHPALKVAVPMSPMVDGWRGDDWFHNGAFRMPNLSYIASQTSAKGSGKALATGVYDDYEGVLRAGSAADYAKQFGLDKLNFTRKLFEHPAYDSYWQHQALDKILAKRTLKVPTMTVVGYWDQEDIYGAYATYAAVEPQDKANNKNFLVVGPWRHSGVNYEGSTLGALKFTGDTALEFRRDVMLPFLDQYLKDGAPAADTPPVLFYQTGVNRWQRLPKWPLACAEGCAAPLKPIYLKPDFKLGFEAPQGAAGDKAGAYDEYVSDPAKPVPFVARPVRMGDANVWRPWLVSDQRGVSDRTDVLSYVTEPLKAPLRIAGAAMVNLFASTTGTDADWVVKLIDVYPDEVPSQPELGGYQLGIAMDIFRGRYRNSLETPSPITANAIEKYRFALPNANHVFLPGHRVMVQIQSSWFPLYDRNPQTYVPNIFHAKAGDYKKATLKVFHAGAQASAIELPVVEAK
- a CDS encoding MFS transporter — translated: MTSPDSAAPAVAPAAATPGNLNFVLICVFIDMLGIGLIVPVLPLLVGEFTGSRDDQSYWFGILSATFGLMQFIFMPMLGAFSDRVGRRPVLLYSMAGMCINFLTTAWAPNLACLFIGRVIGGMSSASMSVASAYASDISTPDNRAKSFGKVGAAFGLGFICGPMLGGLLGGVDLHLPFYVAAALSAANFAYGYFAVPESLPPSRRAPFSIARINPFAALVKLARRRDIRGLIVTFALVTCAQMMLQTTWVLYTTFRFDWTPGQNGAALFCVGVTAAVVQAGLLGVLIKRFGEIRLSLLGLTSGCLTYLLYGLATHGWMMYVLILCNVLAFAVGPALQAIISKQTPHDEQGELMGSLQSISSIGIIFMPLIGAAILGKVSHLQPGDWRIGTTFFACAAMQAAAIVVARRYFSSHHMETKS